Proteins encoded in a region of the Triticum dicoccoides isolate Atlit2015 ecotype Zavitan chromosome 3A, WEW_v2.0, whole genome shotgun sequence genome:
- the LOC119268078 gene encoding uncharacterized protein LOC119268078 — MEPEVREKVETDNEVARMHQNLYYQNATDEKIKRASALFVVGQLVPNIARESSAEGGQTPDIGVHTSLDVGQHAQLTGSNFMDSASPRGQDNVKRTKQRRSKRRSKRARSKNRRKVRFSNMVQTICPTESSKTNDTSSYDGNVASAEDNGGPIRTRVNNSLENGISKHGTECQGLWGRLVRLFQTCQLFQLSGMIAPLLVPPSLEMHANKGG; from the exons ATGGAACCGGAGGTAAGGGAGAAAGTGGAGACGGATAATGAGGTTGCTCGTATGCACCAAAACCTGTACTACCAAAATG CCACAGATGAGAAGATCAAGAGGGCGTCTGCTCTATTTGTTGTCGGACAACTAGTACCTAATATTGCTCGGGAATCAAGTGCAGAGGGAGGCCAAACGCCAG ACATAGGTGTTCACACAAGCTTGGATGTTGGTCAGCATGCTCAGCTCACAGGATCGAACTTTATGG ACAGTGCCAGCCCCAGAGGGCAAGACAATGTGAAGCGGACCAAGCAACGGAGAAGCAAGAGGAGGTCTAAGAGAGCAAGGAGTAAGAATCGTAGGAAAGTTCGATTCTCAAACATGGTTCAGACAATCTGTCCAACCGAGAGCTCGAAAACTAATGATACAAGCAGTTATGATGGAAATGTTGCTAGCGCCGAGGACAATGGGGGACCAATCCGTACAA GAGTAAACAATAGCTTAGAGAATGGCATATCGAAGCACGGAACAGAGTGCCAGGGGCTGTGGGGCAGGTTGGTGCGACTGTTTCAAACGTGCCAGTTGTTTCAACTCTCAGGAATGATT GCACCGCTACTGGTCCCACCGAGCCTAGAGATGCATGCAAACAAGGGCGGATGA